GCTGAAGACGTCACCCAGTACTATCAGGCTGGTAACATCAACATCACCCCTGGTGCGACTGGCGGCTTCGGCTTGTTCGGCGGTGCGGTCGGCAACACCGGCAGCATCGGCGGCACGCGTTCGCCGAACCTCGTCGGTATGATCCGTGTCGACCAGGCTTGGGGTCTGTTCCAGGCGTCGGTGGCTGCGCATGATAACCACGTTGCCTACTACCAACAGACCGAGGTGAGCGGTCACCCCGACGACAAGTGGGGTTGGGCGGTCCAGCTCGCTCTGTCGATCAAGAACATCCCGACTGGTGCGGGTGACGTGATCAACATCTCGGGCGTCTACACCGACGGCGCGACCCGCTACAACTTCCAGAACCTCGCGGGCAGCACCTTCGCGATGTTCGGCAGCTCGAACACCGCCTATCAGAGCGTCGGCTTTGCGTCGGCCCCTGACACGGTGTTCATCAACGGCAGCTCTCAGGAGACCGTCAAGACCTGGGGCTTCCGTGGTGCTTACACCCACAACTGGGATCCGTACTGGAACACTGCGGTCTACGGTGCTTACGCCGGGGCTCAGTTTGGTTCGCTGGCCAAGTCGACGATTTGCAGCGCTGCTGTCTTCGGGACGATCGCCGCGGTTGGTTCGACCTGCAACCCGGACTTCAACATCGGCCAGGCTGGTATCATCACCCGCTGGACTCCTGTGAAGAATCTGACCTTCTCGGCAGACTTCACCTGGACCCATCTGGACCAGAAGTATTCTGGTTTCGTGACCCCGCAGGCGACTCTCGCGGTGCCGGCCAAGCCGGGTAACGTGGCCTACGAGCTCAAGGATCAGGACACGTTCACCCTGCTCCTCCGCGCTCAGCGCAACTGGTAAGTCTGGTCTAACGACCTGACAGAAGCCCCGGCGGGAAACCGCCGGGGCTTTTCTTTTTTGCGAACGGGGCTTGCGACCCGGCAATGTCAGCCGAGCCAGGCCCCGCTTCTGTGACCGGTCGCTCGCCACGGCTCAGGTCGCGGCCTCTTCGCGCTGTCTGCTTGACTCGAAACGGACCTTTGATCTGGATCAACCTGGAGGAGTGCCGCTTCGTTTCTGTACGCCTCACCATCGGTAAGATCCGACTATCGAAAAGCCCATATCAAGCGAAGCAACTCTTCGCGTCGGTGTGAAGCAACGCAGGCCGCTGATGCACGCGCCCGGGGGCGTCATGAATCTGGCTGATACGAAGTCGTTGTCTGGCTCCGGACAATCGTCTGAGCATCCAGTGCATCCCGAAAAATCCTCGGGGTGGGCCCGAGGGCGCGAGCTACGATTCTTGTCACCGACCCTCAGGATTCAGCGCAAGGTGCTTAAAGGCGGCTCGCATCTTTGCGCTCCCAACTACTGCCGCCGTTATCGTCCGGCCGCGCGTCATGCCAAGCCGATCGACACCTCAGCAAGCCATCTCGGCTTCAGGTGCATCGTCAGGAAGAGGATCACGTCATGAGTACAGATAGGATTCTGGAAAAGCCTGAGATGAGCACGGGATCAATCGGCGGAGGATTGAAACGCCGCGATCTCTTGTTGAGTGGTAGTTCTCTCGTCGCTGCTTCGGCGCTCTCGGCCGTCGGATTGACGAGCCCGGCGCAAGCGCAGCAGCCGGCACCGTCGCCCGCAGCGGCCGGCCAGCGACCGAACATAGTCGTCATCATGGGAGACGACATCGGCATCTGGAATATCGGCGCGTACCACCGCGGGATGATGGCCGGGCGGACGCCAAACCTCGACAAGATCGCCGCCGAAGGCATGCTGTTCACCGATTACTACGCCGAGGCGAGTTGCACGGCGGGGCGCGCCAACTTCATCACCGGTGAGTTGCCGATCCGGACCGGCATGACCACAGTCGGCCAGGCCGGCGCTCCCACCGGCTTGCCGGCGGAGGCCGTGACCATTGCCACGGCGCTGAAAGGAATGGGCTATGCCACCGGCCAATTCGGCAAGAATCACCTTGGCGACAAGAACGAGTTTTTGCCGACGGTGCATGGCTTCGACGAGTTCTTCGGCTACCTGTATCACCTCGACGCAATGGAAGATCCGGCCCACCCCGGCTATCCGCAGGACCTGTTGAACGTCGTCGGTCCGCGCAACATGCTCCATACGTGGGCGACCGATGTCGACGATGCCACCGTGGACCCGCGCTGGGGCAAGGTGGGCAAGCAAAGGATCGAGGACGCCGGCACGCTCTATCCCAAGCGGATGGAAACCGTGGACGACGAAATCCGGGACCTTGCTTTGAAGTTCATTGAGAAGGCCAAGGCCGACAACAAGCCGTTCTTCCTGTGGCTCAATCCAACCCGCATGCACATCGTCACGCACTTGTCGCCAAGATACCAGGCGATGCGCAATTCCAAGAACGGCTGGACGATTCATGAAGCCGGCATGGCGCAGCTCGACGACGATGTCGGCATCGTTATGCAAAAGCTCAAGGACATGGGCGTGGATGACAACACCATTGTAATCTTCACTACCGACAACGGCACAGAGGTCTTCACCTGGCCGGATGGCGGACAGACGCCATTCGCGCAAAGCAAAGGCACCGTCATGGAAGGCGGTTTCCGTGTGCCGGCAATGATCCGCTGGCCTGGCAAGGTGCCGGCCGGCAAGGTCGAGAACGGCATCATCTCCGGGCTGGACTGGTTCCCGACCTTACTAGCCGCAGCCGGCAAACCGAACATTGTCGAGGAGTTGAAGAAGGGCAAACACATCGGGGACCGCACCTACAAGTGCCATCTGGACGGTTACAATCAGATGGACATGATCACCGGCAAAGGGCCGTCGAGCCGGCGCGAAATCTGGTACTTCGGCGAGAGCGAGCTGGGAGCCGTGCGCATCGACGACTTCAAGTATCGTTTCATCGACCAGCCTGGAGGCTGGCTGGGCGAAAAAAGCAAGGTTGACGTGCCCTATTTGACCAACCTTCGCCTCGATCCGTTCGAGCGGACGGGCTGGCCCGATAGCGGGACCAAATTTGGCGCGCAGCAATACTTCGACTGGTTCAAATATGAATTCTGGCGCTTCGTGTTCGTTCAGCAGGAGGTCGAGAAACTGGCCATGACGGCGATCGAGTTTCCGCCGATGCAGAGGGGGGCAAGCTTCAATCTAGACGCGGTGAAGGCCAAGATCGAAGCGGCGCGGGCGGCGGTAGCGAAATAAGCGTGCAGTTCTGACCACTTGCGGGTGGCCTCCTATGGGTCGCCCGCTCCGGTTGCCCGTTGTTGGCACTTTGCGTCGGAGTAGGGCCGTCTCTATTCCACGCTGCCGGTGCCGCGGCGCAGATCGGCCTCGATCTGCAATCGCGTGCCGCCGCCGAAGCGGGCGCGGTAGACCTGAAGGTTCTCCATGATCCGCTGCACGTAGTTGCGCGTCTCGGAGAACGGAATCAGCTCGACCCAGTCGACCGCATCGACCTTGGGGTCACGCGGGTCGCCGTAGCGGTCGATCCACTTCTTCACGCTGCCGCGGCCGGCATTGTAGGCGGC
This is a stretch of genomic DNA from Bradyrhizobium sp. CB2312. It encodes these proteins:
- a CDS encoding porin, whose product is MKLVKSLLLGSAAGLIAVGGAQAADLPVKAKAVEYVKICSLYGAGFYYIPGTDTCIKLGGYLRAEVALNTNSDYSGQFNTGSQGANGARNRLTNYYTMRAREDLNIDTRTATEYGVVRTFFDGVFSWTTGNYVGTNSGTGATQYSGTLGVGPNPVGTAASPVSLFGSGSGSVNGTDGNTSGGSLGVYYAFIQFAGFTMGKAVSQFDAPWTNYPGNNFDGLVGGSGTVTGVNQFTYTADFGQGITAAFSAEDVTQYYQAGNINITPGATGGFGLFGGAVGNTGSIGGTRSPNLVGMIRVDQAWGLFQASVAAHDNHVAYYQQTEVSGHPDDKWGWAVQLALSIKNIPTGAGDVINISGVYTDGATRYNFQNLAGSTFAMFGSSNTAYQSVGFASAPDTVFINGSSQETVKTWGFRGAYTHNWDPYWNTAVYGAYAGAQFGSLAKSTICSAAVFGTIAAVGSTCNPDFNIGQAGIITRWTPVKNLTFSADFTWTHLDQKYSGFVTPQATLAVPAKPGNVAYELKDQDTFTLLLRAQRNW
- a CDS encoding arylsulfatase gives rise to the protein MSTGSIGGGLKRRDLLLSGSSLVAASALSAVGLTSPAQAQQPAPSPAAAGQRPNIVVIMGDDIGIWNIGAYHRGMMAGRTPNLDKIAAEGMLFTDYYAEASCTAGRANFITGELPIRTGMTTVGQAGAPTGLPAEAVTIATALKGMGYATGQFGKNHLGDKNEFLPTVHGFDEFFGYLYHLDAMEDPAHPGYPQDLLNVVGPRNMLHTWATDVDDATVDPRWGKVGKQRIEDAGTLYPKRMETVDDEIRDLALKFIEKAKADNKPFFLWLNPTRMHIVTHLSPRYQAMRNSKNGWTIHEAGMAQLDDDVGIVMQKLKDMGVDDNTIVIFTTDNGTEVFTWPDGGQTPFAQSKGTVMEGGFRVPAMIRWPGKVPAGKVENGIISGLDWFPTLLAAAGKPNIVEELKKGKHIGDRTYKCHLDGYNQMDMITGKGPSSRREIWYFGESELGAVRIDDFKYRFIDQPGGWLGEKSKVDVPYLTNLRLDPFERTGWPDSGTKFGAQQYFDWFKYEFWRFVFVQQEVEKLAMTAIEFPPMQRGASFNLDAVKAKIEAARAAVAK